A window from Gopherus flavomarginatus isolate rGopFla2 chromosome 4, rGopFla2.mat.asm, whole genome shotgun sequence encodes these proteins:
- the LOC127049228 gene encoding uncharacterized protein LOC127049228, translated as MQSPENRKRAPAWSTQELLDLIAVWGEESVLSELRSSRRNEKTFEKISNAMRERGHTRDSLQCRVKVKELRQAYQKTKAAKGRSGSAPKTCRFYDELNAILGNSATTNPPLSVDSEVGIVIPATTEDLFDGDDQYDEDQEEEAPAESTEHFIPPNSQDLFLTLTEVPCQPSQGSTPENEAEGQSSAAHFSSLPLASPLRGGGIIRRLRKRRTREDMFTEIMAVTRTERAQQGDWKQLVAKYREAASQREDRRDQREDRRDAKNDVRWQEDQRWRAATLDLLRDQTDILRDMLQELRGFRMPLQPVYNLPQYSPCPTPSRTRHVRTRGGRLSAPAPSTAADTPTRRLSLN; from the exons atgcagtctcctgaaaataggaaaagagctccagcatggagcacacaggagttactcgatctgatagctgtatggggagaagagtcagtgctttcagaactgcgctcgagcagacgaaatgagaaaacctttgaaaaaatttctaatgccatgcgggagaggggacataccagggactcgttacagtgccgagtgaaagtgaaagagctcagacaggcgtatcagaagaccaaagcagcaaagggcaggtcaggctctgcccccaaaacatgccggttctacgacgagcttaacgcaatattggggaacagcgcaacgacgaacccccccttgtctgtggattcagaggtgggcatCGTGATTCCTGccactacggaagatttatttgatggcgatgatcagtatgatgaggaccaagaggaggaggctccagcagagagcacagagcattttatccccccaaacagccaggatcttttcctcacccttactgaggttccctgccagccatctcaaggcagtactccagaaaatgaagctgagggacagtcctctg ctgcacatttctccagcctccctctcgcttctcctctacgtggggggggtatcataagaagactgaggaaaaggaggacgcgtgaggacatgttcaccgaaattatggcagtaacccgtacagagagagctcagcagggggactggaaacaattggtcgcaaagtacagggaggctgccagtcaacgcgaagacaggagggaccaacgcgaagacaggagggacgccaaaaatgatgtcaggtggcaggaagatcagcgctggcgagcagcaactctggatcttcttcgtgatcagactgacatcctccgcgatatgctgcaagagctccgtggtttcagaatgcccctacagcccgtgtataacctccctcagtactcaccctgtcccacgccttccagaaccaggcatgtaagaacgcgtgggggaaggctctctgcaccagccccctccaccgctgcggacactccaaccagaaggctttcattaaattga